From Kangiella sp. TOML190, one genomic window encodes:
- the pilV gene encoding type IV pilus modification protein PilV has protein sequence MNNLKNQGLALIEVLITILVVAIGMLAYAALQVKTVNVTQESYFRSQAISVIEEATSKMRANSEFIAGDANNVYVSDNASGSFDEWCNFAPPAARPTLTCTGNCADDALATYNKESSCIKLFDSGVAEARMGAACFDNNGGDGDNCSNGSRYKMYVAWAPTSRADVDGTDTYDDGTNACSTKINVINDSRFSCVIVDIIP, from the coding sequence ATGAATAATTTAAAAAATCAAGGTTTAGCTTTAATTGAAGTTTTAATAACCATCTTGGTGGTGGCGATTGGCATGCTAGCTTATGCTGCTTTGCAGGTGAAAACTGTAAACGTTACTCAAGAAAGTTATTTTCGTAGTCAAGCCATTTCGGTTATTGAAGAGGCTACATCAAAAATGCGTGCAAATAGCGAGTTTATAGCTGGTGATGCAAATAACGTTTACGTCAGTGATAACGCTTCTGGTAGCTTTGATGAATGGTGTAACTTTGCACCTCCGGCAGCTAGGCCAACTTTAACATGCACAGGAAACTGTGCTGATGATGCGTTAGCGACTTATAACAAGGAAAGCTCCTGCATTAAGCTTTTTGATTCAGGAGTTGCGGAAGCGCGTATGGGAGCTGCATGCTTCGATAATAATGGCGGTGATGGTGATAACTGTAGTAATGGTTCTAGGTATAAGATGTACGTGGCTTGGGCTCCGACTTCTAGAGCTGATGTAGACGGTACTGATACTTACGATGACGGCACAAATGCCTGTAGCACCAAAATTAATGTTATCAACGACAGCAGATTTTCGTGCGTAATTGTCGATATTATTCCATAG
- the mfd gene encoding transcription-repair coupling factor, producing MLPELHIPQPEIKNKTNYVNYWSGLAGSSRALAIAQLAADSENPLLVMVEDVHDLWLLQKELAYFLKTVSDHEIPLLVFPDWETLPYDNFSPHQDIISQRLLSLYQLPRLKQGIVLISVNSLLLRLPPKAYIEQNSLMLHAGQALDIHEVRSLFEQAGYQAVNQVFSHGEFAVRGSILDLFPMGSEKPLRIDFFDDEIDTIRYFDPESQLSNQQLNKFELLPAKEFPTGDDAIALFRQNFRAEFEVNLQNVWLYQEVSNGATPAGIEYYLPLYFNELNNFFDYLPEQSVCLSLSDFGAGLTNFWHEITERYEQRRHDVERPILAPNRLYLSVEELNQQLKNQLRIHLAASKVADQLEAALIAAPIPDLTIEHKAKDPLAKLRSFFNHWQGTTFIASESAGRREALKELLARHNIKTTAINSLNELATLEPKQVAIGVAPLTAGFAYQNIAIITENELFGEQVLQKRRREAKQSPQAEDVIRNLAELKEGDPVVHYEQGIGRYRGMVKLNSGDIEAEYLMLEYSGGDKFYLPVQSLHLISRYSGSNPELAPWHKLGTDSWDKAKKKAAERARDVAAELLDVYARRAAKEGIAYTMDEADYHRFAAEFRFEETADQTTSINSVIRDMTSPQPMDRLVCGDVGFGKTEVALRAAYVTAQAGKQVAVLVPTTLLAQQHFETFADRFADWPIKVAQLSRFAGAKETKQTLAGLKAGTVDIVVGTHKLIQGDIEFKRLGLLIIDEEHRFGVRQKEQLKKYRSEVDILTLTATPIPRTLNMSMSGMRDLSIIATPPAKRLSVKTFVREYNKPLIREAILRETLRGGQVYFLHNSVESIERAAHELQELLPEARIQFAHGQMRETQLEQVMRDFYHQRFNVLVCTTIVETGIDNPNANTMIIERADKFGLAQLHQLRGRVGRSHHQAYAYLLTPAERKITRDAEKRLEAISQLEDLGAGFTLATHDLEIRGAGELLGDEQSGQMQAVGFNLYMDMLESAVKALKEGKEPSLQQSLKQKTEIDLGVAALIPDDYVGDVATRLSLYKRIANAESIDKLEALKVEFIDRFGLLPDPLKNLFDVSTLAIEVADFGISKIDLVKSGVRIAFSQDTKVDPSKLIRLIQMNPALYRFENNVVLKILTEQEELEPLLKMIQLVVEKIR from the coding sequence ATGCTGCCTGAGTTACACATACCGCAACCAGAGATTAAAAACAAAACCAACTATGTGAATTATTGGTCAGGGCTAGCTGGCTCCAGTCGTGCTTTGGCGATTGCCCAATTAGCGGCAGACAGTGAAAACCCTTTGCTGGTGATGGTTGAAGACGTTCACGACTTGTGGCTACTGCAAAAAGAACTGGCCTACTTTCTAAAAACCGTTAGCGATCATGAGATCCCTTTATTGGTGTTCCCCGATTGGGAAACCCTACCCTACGATAATTTTTCGCCGCACCAAGACATTATCTCGCAACGTTTATTGAGTCTTTATCAACTACCGCGACTCAAACAAGGGATCGTTTTAATCTCTGTCAATAGTTTACTGTTACGCTTGCCGCCTAAAGCCTATATTGAGCAAAACAGCCTAATGTTGCATGCCGGCCAAGCGCTGGATATACATGAGGTTCGCAGCTTATTTGAGCAAGCGGGCTATCAAGCAGTAAATCAGGTATTCTCGCATGGCGAATTTGCCGTACGCGGCTCTATCTTGGATCTGTTCCCCATGGGCTCGGAAAAGCCTTTGCGAATTGACTTTTTCGACGATGAAATCGACACTATCCGCTATTTTGATCCCGAATCGCAACTCTCCAATCAGCAATTAAATAAATTCGAGCTTTTACCCGCCAAAGAGTTTCCAACGGGTGACGATGCGATTGCCCTTTTTCGGCAAAATTTTCGGGCGGAATTTGAAGTAAACTTACAAAATGTCTGGCTCTATCAAGAAGTTTCTAATGGCGCAACGCCCGCTGGGATCGAATATTATTTACCTTTATATTTCAATGAACTAAATAACTTCTTCGATTATTTGCCAGAACAAAGTGTTTGTCTCAGTTTAAGCGACTTTGGCGCAGGACTAACTAACTTTTGGCATGAAATCACAGAACGCTATGAGCAGCGTCGGCACGATGTAGAAAGACCGATTCTAGCGCCCAATCGACTGTATTTATCGGTCGAAGAACTCAATCAACAATTGAAAAATCAGCTACGGATCCATCTCGCAGCGTCCAAAGTTGCCGATCAGTTAGAAGCTGCATTAATTGCAGCTCCGATCCCAGATTTAACTATCGAACACAAAGCCAAGGATCCTTTAGCCAAACTACGCTCTTTTTTCAACCATTGGCAAGGTACAACCTTTATCGCCAGCGAATCTGCTGGCCGCCGCGAAGCCTTAAAAGAATTGTTGGCACGGCATAATATCAAGACCACTGCTATAAACTCTTTAAACGAATTGGCAACACTTGAGCCTAAGCAAGTGGCTATTGGGGTTGCTCCTTTAACTGCGGGTTTTGCCTACCAAAATATCGCCATCATTACCGAAAATGAATTGTTTGGCGAACAGGTGTTACAAAAACGCCGTCGCGAAGCAAAACAAAGCCCGCAAGCAGAAGACGTTATACGCAACCTCGCTGAGCTTAAGGAAGGCGATCCGGTGGTGCATTACGAGCAAGGCATCGGTCGCTATCGTGGTATGGTTAAGCTTAATTCGGGTGATATTGAAGCTGAATATCTAATGCTTGAGTATTCGGGTGGCGATAAATTTTATTTACCAGTGCAATCGTTGCACCTGATCAGCCGCTACTCTGGCTCCAACCCCGAATTAGCGCCTTGGCATAAATTAGGTACCGATTCTTGGGATAAAGCCAAGAAAAAAGCTGCCGAGCGTGCTCGCGATGTGGCTGCGGAACTGCTCGATGTGTATGCTCGCCGCGCGGCAAAAGAAGGCATTGCTTACACTATGGATGAGGCGGATTACCATCGCTTTGCTGCCGAATTTCGCTTCGAAGAAACCGCCGATCAAACCACCAGTATTAACTCTGTCATTCGCGATATGACTTCGCCACAACCAATGGATCGCTTAGTGTGTGGCGATGTTGGTTTTGGTAAAACCGAAGTGGCATTACGCGCCGCATACGTGACAGCACAAGCCGGTAAACAAGTTGCAGTTTTAGTTCCAACCACTTTGTTAGCGCAACAGCACTTTGAAACCTTCGCTGATCGTTTTGCCGACTGGCCGATAAAAGTGGCGCAGCTATCGCGCTTTGCAGGCGCCAAAGAAACCAAGCAAACTCTCGCCGGCCTTAAAGCGGGCACAGTGGATATAGTAGTCGGAACTCATAAACTGATTCAGGGCGATATTGAGTTTAAACGCTTGGGGCTTTTAATTATTGACGAAGAGCACCGCTTTGGAGTTAGGCAAAAAGAACAACTAAAAAAATACCGTTCAGAAGTGGATATTTTAACCTTAACGGCGACTCCTATTCCGCGCACCTTGAATATGTCGATGTCGGGAATGCGCGATCTGTCGATTATCGCAACCCCGCCTGCGAAAAGGCTGTCAGTTAAAACTTTCGTGCGCGAATACAATAAACCGCTGATCAGAGAAGCGATCTTAAGGGAAACCTTACGCGGTGGTCAGGTCTATTTCTTACATAATTCGGTGGAATCTATCGAACGCGCGGCACATGAGCTACAAGAACTGTTACCCGAAGCGCGGATCCAATTTGCCCATGGCCAGATGCGCGAAACCCAACTGGAACAAGTGATGCGTGACTTTTATCATCAGCGTTTTAATGTTTTGGTTTGCACCACCATCGTCGAAACTGGTATCGATAATCCCAATGCTAATACCATGATTATTGAACGGGCCGATAAATTTGGTTTGGCGCAACTGCACCAGCTTAGAGGCCGCGTGGGTCGCTCGCATCATCAAGCTTATGCCTACCTATTAACTCCAGCCGAGCGCAAAATTACTCGCGATGCCGAAAAGCGTCTCGAGGCTATTTCGCAACTCGAAGATTTAGGCGCTGGCTTTACCCTAGCCACCCACGACTTAGAAATTCGCGGCGCAGGCGAACTGCTGGGCGACGAGCAATCGGGACAAATGCAGGCGGTAGGTTTTAACCTATATATGGATATGCTCGAGTCGGCGGTTAAAGCCTTAAAAGAAGGCAAAGAGCCAAGTTTACAGCAATCCCTAAAACAAAAAACCGAAATCGACTTAGGCGTTGCCGCGCTTATTCCTGATGATTATGTAGGCGATGTCGCCACCCGCTTATCGCTGTATAAACGCATCGCCAATGCCGAGTCAATCGACAAGCTAGAAGCGCTAAAAGTTGAATTTATCGATCGTTTTGGCTTATTACCCGATCCCTTAAAAAATCTCTTCGATGTAAGCACATTAGCTATCGAAGTTGCTGATTTTGGGATCTCGAAAATCGATCTGGTTAAGTCCGGCGTACGCATTGCCTTTAGCCAAGACACCAAGGTCGATCCAAGTAAATTGATTCGATTAATACAAATGAATCCCGCGCTGTATCGTTTTGAGAATAATGTGGTCTTAAAAATATTGACCGAGCAAGAGGAACTTGAACCTTTATTAAAAATGATCCAACTTGTAGTGGAAAAAATTCGCTAA
- a CDS encoding GspH/FimT family pseudopilin codes for MGIQVDYRYQKSGEFMNLNSPNTKGFTLIELMVTISLVAILAAIAVPSFDSLIKANRLTGTANELLGAISSARSEAIKNRSQVTLAPKAGSWINGWTVTVTSNNDTVLDRNAFNNFLTSSSSGSKGTVTFNTNGFVAAPNPWGNNDGVTFCDDNGKGRKVVLSISGSAKVQKIDTACSV; via the coding sequence TTGGGCATCCAAGTAGATTATAGATATCAAAAAAGTGGGGAATTTATGAACTTGAACAGTCCTAACACAAAGGGATTTACATTAATCGAATTGATGGTAACGATTTCTTTGGTCGCTATTTTAGCGGCTATTGCAGTACCGTCGTTTGATAGCCTGATTAAAGCGAATCGTTTGACAGGTACGGCAAATGAACTGTTAGGGGCGATTAGCTCTGCACGAAGTGAGGCGATAAAGAATCGCTCTCAAGTGACTTTAGCTCCCAAAGCTGGTTCTTGGATTAATGGTTGGACGGTGACAGTTACAAGTAATAACGATACGGTTCTTGATCGGAATGCTTTTAATAATTTTTTAACCTCATCATCTAGCGGTAGCAAAGGAACTGTAACGTTTAATACCAATGGTTTTGTGGCGGCTCCTAATCCTTGGGGAAATAATGATGGTGTTACTTTTTGTGATGATAATGGTAAAGGTCGAAAAGTTGTTTTGTCGATTTCTGGTAGTGCTAAAGTTCAAAAAATTGATACTGCATGCTCTGTATAG
- the lspA gene encoding signal peptidase II has protein sequence MSKLSIKQSGWVWLWITIIFLALDQATKLWADANLAPVFDGPIVEVMPHFDLNLAYNYGAAFSFLGDQDGWQRWFFTAIASGISILLLVWLRRTPAEKKLQNIGMALVLSGALGNLYDRVAYGYVIDFIDWYLAKDGYHWPTFNIADSVILIGVGLLLIDAFKNPENATKKQKKDLD, from the coding sequence ATGAGCAAATTAAGCATTAAGCAATCGGGTTGGGTTTGGCTCTGGATCACGATTATTTTCCTAGCACTCGATCAAGCAACCAAGTTATGGGCCGATGCTAATTTAGCGCCAGTATTTGACGGGCCGATTGTCGAGGTGATGCCGCATTTCGATCTAAATCTTGCTTACAACTATGGCGCAGCATTCAGCTTTTTAGGTGATCAAGATGGTTGGCAGCGCTGGTTTTTTACCGCTATCGCTAGCGGCATCAGTATTTTATTATTGGTTTGGCTGCGACGCACGCCGGCGGAGAAAAAGCTGCAAAATATCGGTATGGCGCTGGTGTTAAGTGGTGCTCTAGGTAACCTTTATGATCGGGTGGCTTACGGTTATGTGATTGATTTTATTGATTGGTATCTGGCCAAAGATGGTTATCATTGGCCGACTTTTAATATTGCCGATAGCGTGATCCTTATTGGGGTGGGTTTATTATTAATCGATGCCTTTAAAAATCCTGAAAACGCCACTAAAAAGCAAAAAAAAGATCTGGACTAA
- a CDS encoding crotonase/enoyl-CoA hydratase family protein, giving the protein MRQERLNLTFDGKIARVELNRTEKRNAVDYEMFLALRTAQRKIAKQQGIRLVIISAQGQDFCSGLDVKSVMADKKAVVRLMWKWLPGNANLVQQVSIGWRRLKMPVIAIIQGRCWGAGLQIALGADYRIAHTESSFAIMESKWGLIPDMAGNISLRDIMNKDQALRLAMSAEEIAANKALELGLISEVVSDLNLAANSFADKLLERSPDAVATVKQLYHRRWQSSPRRWLASETWAQWRMIFSKNQSIAVKRQQGNTRDYLD; this is encoded by the coding sequence ATGCGTCAAGAGCGTCTAAACCTAACATTCGACGGTAAAATTGCCCGAGTTGAGCTTAATCGAACAGAAAAACGCAATGCCGTTGACTATGAGATGTTTCTTGCGCTTCGCACAGCGCAACGCAAGATAGCCAAACAACAAGGTATTCGCTTAGTCATTATCTCCGCGCAAGGACAAGATTTTTGCTCAGGGCTCGACGTTAAATCGGTTATGGCTGATAAAAAAGCCGTAGTTAGATTAATGTGGAAATGGCTGCCAGGCAATGCCAATTTAGTACAACAGGTCTCGATTGGTTGGCGTCGCTTAAAAATGCCCGTTATCGCCATTATTCAAGGCCGTTGCTGGGGCGCAGGCTTGCAGATCGCGCTTGGAGCTGATTATCGAATCGCCCATACTGAAAGCTCTTTTGCCATCATGGAAAGCAAGTGGGGACTGATACCGGACATGGCTGGTAATATCAGTTTGCGAGACATCATGAACAAAGATCAGGCGCTAAGACTTGCCATGAGCGCCGAAGAAATAGCTGCCAATAAGGCATTAGAGCTGGGTCTGATTTCAGAAGTGGTTTCAGATCTCAATCTGGCTGCCAATAGCTTCGCTGACAAGCTACTTGAGCGTTCGCCGGATGCAGTAGCAACCGTCAAACAGCTTTATCATCGTCGCTGGCAAAGCTCGCCGCGGCGCTGGCTGGCTAGCGAAACATGGGCCCAATGGAGAATGATTTTTTCTAAAAATCAATCTATTGCGGTTAAACGTCAGCAAGGCAACACTAGAGACTATCTGGATTAA
- the ispH gene encoding 4-hydroxy-3-methylbut-2-enyl diphosphate reductase, whose translation MEIVLANPRGFCAGVDRAIEIVNRALELFGAPIYVKHEVVHNKFVVDGLREKGAVFIEDLNEVPRDSTLIFSAHGVSQQVRKDAKARNLKVFDATCPLVTKVHMEVARHSRRDEECILIGHKGHPEVEGTMGQYDNAERGIYLVEDIQDVERLEVMDADKLFYVSQTTLSVDDTQKIVEALKVKFPSINGPKKDDICYATQNRQDAVKQLAKNCELILVVGAQNSSNSSRLQELAVTEGRQSYLINNATEIQAEWLEGVSRVGVTAGASAPEVLVKEVIDFLEQNGGTKPLEYDGVKESIVFVLPSELR comes from the coding sequence ATGGAAATCGTATTAGCTAACCCTCGTGGTTTTTGTGCCGGCGTTGACCGCGCTATTGAAATCGTTAACCGAGCTTTGGAACTATTTGGCGCCCCGATTTATGTTAAACACGAAGTGGTGCACAACAAATTTGTGGTCGATGGTCTGCGTGAAAAAGGTGCGGTTTTTATCGAAGATTTAAACGAAGTGCCAAGAGACAGCACCTTGATTTTTAGCGCTCATGGCGTTTCCCAGCAAGTACGAAAAGATGCAAAAGCACGAAATTTAAAGGTGTTTGATGCGACTTGTCCGTTAGTAACCAAGGTTCATATGGAAGTGGCGCGACACAGTCGCCGCGATGAGGAGTGTATTCTCATTGGCCATAAAGGTCATCCAGAAGTAGAAGGCACTATGGGGCAATATGACAATGCCGAACGTGGAATTTATTTGGTTGAAGATATTCAGGACGTAGAGCGGCTTGAGGTGATGGATGCGGATAAACTGTTTTATGTTTCCCAAACTACCTTGTCAGTCGATGATACCCAGAAAATCGTTGAAGCTTTGAAGGTAAAATTTCCCAGCATAAACGGCCCTAAAAAAGACGATATTTGCTATGCCACCCAAAATCGCCAAGATGCGGTTAAGCAGCTGGCTAAAAATTGCGAACTAATTTTAGTGGTTGGTGCTCAAAATTCTTCTAATTCCTCGCGGTTACAAGAATTAGCGGTTACCGAAGGCCGCCAGTCTTACTTGATAAACAATGCAACCGAGATCCAAGCTGAGTGGCTGGAAGGCGTTAGTCGTGTCGGGGTTACAGCCGGTGCTTCTGCTCCTGAGGTTTTAGTCAAGGAAGTGATTGATTTTCTTGAACAAAATGGTGGAACTAAACCCCTAGAATATGATGGCGTTAAAGAAAGCATCGTTTTTGTATTGCCATCAGAACTCAGATAA
- the fkpB gene encoding FKBP-type peptidyl-prolyl cis-trans isomerase, whose amino-acid sequence MTIKKDSKALVHFNVLLKDGSAADSTRVDGKPVWFVFGDGSLTDSLESQLLGMESGQTKKFELAGSDLFGPVNPDNIHFMDINQFPVDVKLEEGAIIAFEQMGGGSLPGMIRELKGHSVTVDFNHPLSDQEIVLEVEVLEIR is encoded by the coding sequence ATGACCATTAAAAAAGACTCCAAAGCTCTGGTTCATTTTAATGTATTATTAAAGGATGGTTCGGCGGCGGATTCGACCCGAGTTGATGGCAAGCCCGTATGGTTTGTGTTTGGCGATGGCAGTTTAACCGACAGCTTAGAGTCACAACTCTTGGGGATGGAGTCAGGGCAGACCAAGAAGTTCGAATTGGCGGGTTCCGATCTGTTTGGGCCAGTCAATCCTGACAATATCCACTTTATGGATATTAACCAGTTTCCGGTGGATGTGAAGCTGGAAGAGGGCGCAATTATCGCCTTTGAACAAATGGGTGGTGGCAGCTTACCTGGTATGATCCGGGAGCTTAAAGGTCACTCGGTTACGGTGGATTTTAATCATCCGCTTTCCGATCAAGAGATTGTTTTAGAAGTCGAAGTTTTAGAAATTCGATAG
- a CDS encoding HD-GYP domain-containing protein, whose amino-acid sequence MLVKTKISVDALEIGMFVVELDRPWTDLPFMLQGLMIKDEFEIRTLRQFCDYVYIDYDYSQQHKDAKQQEQEALKNANQNFSRSTANKAVTGSLRPKTEIENELPRAHHLYQQAKNHLEDLFSCAKRDQKLDLTHTKLVVKECISSIVSNANALFWLTRIQESSDREANHSLRVSVLSIALGHYIGLSSHELEQLGTAALLHDIGKTRIPDDILNKAEHLSDAERRVLQRHTTIGYELLNEDDSLANIIKEVALHHHQRPDGKGYPLQKEQTHLSTYTRIVSIVDAYDDMTHNSPYRIAMSPRMALKELFAEAGKQFDKKLSYSFIKMIGLYPVGSLVKMTNGEVALVVADNEEQKLRPTIELIYDPYGKTRPPQQLNLKQKPLDEYGFPYEIAASLPDGAMGMDMQHYISERLKVHKLQASA is encoded by the coding sequence TTGTTAGTTAAAACCAAAATTTCTGTCGATGCCCTAGAAATAGGCATGTTTGTAGTCGAGTTGGATCGGCCATGGACAGATCTACCTTTTATGCTGCAAGGACTAATGATTAAAGATGAATTTGAAATTCGCACCTTGCGGCAGTTCTGTGACTATGTCTATATCGATTATGATTACAGCCAGCAACACAAAGATGCCAAACAGCAAGAGCAAGAAGCCCTAAAAAACGCCAATCAAAACTTTAGTCGCTCCACGGCTAACAAGGCTGTAACGGGTTCTTTACGCCCCAAAACGGAAATCGAGAATGAGTTGCCACGGGCACACCATCTTTACCAGCAAGCTAAAAATCATCTGGAAGATTTGTTTAGCTGTGCCAAGCGCGATCAAAAACTCGATTTAACTCATACTAAATTAGTAGTTAAAGAATGTATCAGCAGCATCGTTTCTAATGCTAACGCCCTCTTCTGGTTAACCCGTATTCAAGAATCTTCCGATAGGGAAGCTAACCACAGTTTAAGAGTCTCAGTATTATCAATAGCTTTAGGGCACTATATTGGTCTTAGTAGTCATGAGTTAGAGCAGCTCGGTACTGCAGCGCTGTTGCACGATATCGGTAAAACTCGCATACCCGATGATATTTTGAACAAAGCCGAACACTTAAGTGATGCCGAGCGACGCGTTTTGCAAAGACATACCACCATTGGTTATGAGCTACTAAACGAAGACGACTCTCTTGCCAACATCATTAAAGAAGTCGCTTTGCACCACCATCAAAGACCCGATGGCAAAGGCTACCCTTTGCAAAAAGAACAAACTCATCTATCAACTTATACCCGCATTGTTTCAATTGTCGATGCCTATGATGATATGACCCATAACTCGCCTTATCGAATTGCCATGTCGCCGCGAATGGCGCTGAAAGAATTATTTGCTGAAGCCGGAAAGCAATTTGATAAAAAGCTTAGCTATTCTTTTATCAAAATGATTGGGCTTTACCCTGTGGGTAGTTTAGTGAAAATGACTAATGGTGAAGTCGCTTTAGTGGTGGCTGATAATGAAGAGCAAAAACTTCGTCCAACCATCGAGTTAATTTACGATCCTTATGGCAAGACTCGCCCACCGCAGCAGCTCAACCTGAAGCAGAAACCTTTAGATGAATACGGCTTTCCTTACGAAATTGCTGCGTCTTTGCCCGACGGTGCTATGGGTATGGATATGCAACACTACATTAGTGAGCGTTTAAAAGTGCATAAGTTGCAAGCTTCGGCCTAA
- the ribF gene encoding bifunctional riboflavin kinase/FAD synthetase → MRLIRGLYNCPEALFEHGCVATIGNFDGVHLGHQAIIRKLTVKAAELGLPSVVILFEPHPQEVFRQADPPARLYKLCDKLEQLQLLGVDYVLCFRFNQEFRELSAHDFVEQILKQALRVQHLFIGDDFRFGYQRQGDFEFLKSYDFAIEANESVVLERQNGAVRISSSQLRAAIAISDFALAQKMLGRHYAISGKVAHGDKQGRELGVPTANIVLKRRKSPLQGVYAVKVFGLETDANEGLAGVANVGRKPTLKDSSERLEVHLLDFDQEIYGQRIWVEPVAKIRDEKKFASIDGLKQQIAFDIQAAKQILY, encoded by the coding sequence ATGCGTTTAATTCGCGGGCTTTACAACTGCCCAGAGGCTCTTTTTGAACACGGCTGCGTTGCTACTATTGGCAACTTTGACGGTGTTCATTTAGGTCATCAAGCGATTATTCGCAAGCTGACTGTTAAGGCCGCGGAGCTTGGCTTACCGAGCGTGGTTATTTTATTTGAACCACATCCGCAAGAAGTTTTTCGTCAGGCGGATCCACCGGCAAGGCTTTACAAGCTCTGCGACAAACTTGAGCAGTTGCAGCTCTTAGGCGTGGACTATGTGTTGTGTTTTCGCTTTAATCAGGAATTTCGCGAGCTAAGCGCGCACGATTTTGTCGAGCAGATCTTAAAACAGGCATTAAGGGTTCAACACCTTTTTATCGGTGATGATTTTCGCTTTGGCTATCAGCGCCAAGGTGACTTTGAATTTTTAAAAAGCTATGACTTTGCGATCGAAGCTAATGAATCGGTAGTGCTAGAGCGTCAAAATGGGGCGGTCAGAATTAGCAGTAGCCAACTTCGAGCCGCGATTGCGATTAGTGATTTTGCTTTAGCGCAAAAGATGCTTGGTAGACACTACGCTATTAGCGGTAAGGTTGCCCACGGCGATAAACAAGGTCGTGAACTTGGCGTACCAACAGCTAATATCGTCCTAAAGCGTCGCAAAAGCCCATTGCAAGGAGTCTATGCGGTTAAAGTTTTTGGCTTAGAAACTGATGCTAACGAGGGGCTTGCTGGGGTTGCAAATGTTGGTCGCAAACCCACATTAAAAGATTCAAGTGAACGTTTAGAAGTTCACTTATTAGACTTTGACCAAGAGATTTACGGCCAGCGAATTTGGGTTGAGCCGGTGGCTAAAATTCGCGATGAGAAAAAGTTTGCCTCGATTGATGGCTTAAAACAGCAAATTGCCTTTGACATACAAGCGGCAAAACAAATTTTATACTAA
- a CDS encoding CsiV family protein, whose protein sequence is MTKIKALTISITLAALLLLTALPVAKAQTIFNVELVLFKRLDATGQFNYLAKEQLSDYNLELEQEYSLVNPVLLPDGFSPLKRQEHRMEGVYNRLKSSANMRPLLHLAWRQPLNDKEQTPWLFFSVGDDPEKKGLQEFMGNIRFSRNEGLLVESSVLGFKAADPNILTEGDMLEGNSSQAPEALAGYFMLSENRKIKINKLNYFDHPTMGLLLKVTPYQASLAEQDALEAE, encoded by the coding sequence ATGACAAAAATAAAAGCACTAACGATTTCTATAACTTTGGCGGCATTGTTGCTGCTCACCGCCCTGCCTGTGGCAAAAGCGCAAACCATTTTCAATGTGGAACTGGTGCTATTTAAGCGACTCGATGCTACCGGCCAATTTAATTATTTAGCGAAAGAACAACTAAGCGACTATAACCTCGAGTTGGAGCAAGAATACTCTTTGGTAAACCCGGTCTTATTGCCTGATGGTTTTAGCCCTTTGAAACGCCAAGAACATCGTATGGAAGGGGTTTATAATCGCCTAAAATCAAGTGCCAATATGCGCCCTTTATTGCACCTAGCCTGGCGACAACCTCTCAACGATAAAGAGCAAACGCCTTGGCTGTTTTTCTCGGTAGGAGATGATCCTGAGAAAAAGGGTTTACAAGAGTTTATGGGCAATATTCGCTTTAGCCGCAATGAAGGCTTGTTGGTCGAAAGTTCAGTGCTAGGTTTTAAAGCTGCCGATCCAAACATTCTGACCGAAGGCGACATGCTTGAAGGAAACAGCTCGCAAGCTCCAGAAGCCTTAGCGGGTTATTTTATGTTATCGGAAAATCGTAAAATTAAAATCAACAAGCTGAATTATTTCGATCATCCAACCATGGGGCTACTGCTTAAAGTGACTCCCTATCAAGCCTCACTTGCTGAGCAAGACGCGCTTGAAGCCGAATAA